The following coding sequences lie in one Lentilactobacillus sp. SPB1-3 genomic window:
- a CDS encoding TMEM175 family protein: MDKSRVAAFTDAVVAIIMTIMVLEFKTPETYNWSGILDEGTYFFAYAISFLFILVAWYNHHYMFALAPRITKRIFWINNAWLFSMSIIPVSTAWVGKFMMNKAPEYFYLIIFLFWSLAYESLTKEIIKASKASGHKEIAKKIASMPPYRLLNSWRSLILYAVVLVMIQYFPPMGLLVTLAELLYMAFHTTDDSDQIA, encoded by the coding sequence TTGGATAAGTCACGAGTTGCTGCATTTACTGATGCAGTGGTAGCAATTATTATGACAATAATGGTACTGGAATTTAAGACACCAGAAACTTACAATTGGTCTGGAATTTTAGATGAAGGCACGTATTTTTTTGCATACGCGATAAGTTTTCTATTCATTTTGGTCGCTTGGTATAATCACCATTACATGTTTGCGTTGGCGCCGCGCATTACGAAGCGCATATTTTGGATTAACAATGCTTGGCTCTTTTCGATGTCAATAATACCAGTCTCTACCGCTTGGGTTGGAAAGTTTATGATGAATAAGGCTCCTGAATATTTTTATCTGATTATTTTCCTGTTTTGGAGTCTTGCTTACGAATCACTGACCAAGGAGATTATCAAAGCATCTAAGGCCAGTGGTCATAAAGAAATAGCCAAAAAAATAGCATCTATGCCACCATATCGGCTACTAAACAGTTGGCGATCATTGATTTTGTACGCGGTAGTATTGGTGATGATCCAGTATTTTCCACCAATGGGTCTATTAGTAACATTAGCTGAATTACTGTACATGGCTTTTCATACTACGGATGATAGTGATCAAATTGCGTAA
- the lepB gene encoding signal peptidase I, producing MIKGLLGWIIPIAVGVLIALALKTYLVSFAKVDGSSMYPNLHNNERLVLLKNKPIKRLSVVVFDAHNVAPGAKAKTYYVKRVIALPGDKLVYTKTGKLYVNGKYVKQSFISKQQQKSGTLSNVSQNGFTLNSISKKWPRYKSQKIVKVPKGDYFVMGDNRAISYDSRYWGFVPKSKMAGVVYVPWGNHKAEVNKAS from the coding sequence ATGATAAAAGGATTATTGGGATGGATAATTCCAATTGCTGTTGGAGTTTTAATTGCGTTGGCACTAAAGACATATCTAGTATCATTCGCAAAGGTTGATGGTTCATCAATGTATCCTAATTTACATAATAATGAGAGATTGGTTCTATTGAAGAACAAACCGATTAAGAGACTTTCTGTGGTAGTTTTTGATGCCCATAATGTGGCTCCAGGAGCCAAAGCAAAGACTTATTATGTTAAGCGTGTGATTGCATTGCCTGGAGATAAACTAGTTTACACAAAAACTGGTAAGCTTTACGTAAATGGTAAGTATGTTAAACAATCATTTATTAGCAAACAGCAACAAAAGTCAGGGACACTAAGTAACGTGAGTCAGAATGGTTTTACTCTGAATTCAATTTCTAAAAAATGGCCCAGATATAAAAGCCAAAAAATTGTCAAAGTACCAAAGGGTGATTACTTTGTGATGGGTGATAACCGAGCTATTTCTTATGACAGCCGCTATTGGGGATTTGTACCTAAAAGCAAAATGGCTGGCGTAGTGTACGTACCATGGGGAAATCATAAGGCAGAAGTTAATAAAGCAAGCTAG
- a CDS encoding helix-turn-helix domain-containing protein yields the protein MKFSEQITQIRKRNHLTQQEFADKLNVTRQAVSNWENDRNLPDLEILIAITHLFNVSLDYLVLEEGTKTKMATKLIKNTSDNRKAKLNLYTILIGTFIVILGLTCIFIKANSVEYIDHAGFLHENFYLLPVGFLLIFVGVIVIIVAGLVYLWTIRHDKRK from the coding sequence ATGAAATTTAGTGAGCAAATTACCCAGATACGTAAGCGAAATCATTTAACTCAGCAGGAATTCGCTGATAAGTTAAATGTAACTAGGCAGGCTGTGTCTAATTGGGAGAATGATCGCAATTTACCAGATTTAGAGATTCTGATTGCAATAACTCACCTGTTCAATGTTTCTCTTGATTACCTTGTTTTGGAAGAGGGAACTAAGACCAAGATGGCTACAAAATTAATTAAGAACACTAGCGATAATCGCAAGGCTAAGCTGAATTTGTATACGATACTGATTGGAACATTCATAGTGATTCTAGGTTTAACTTGCATATTCATTAAGGCAAATTCAGTTGAATATATTGATCACGCAGGCTTTTTGCACGAAAACTTTTATTTATTACCTGTTGGCTTTTTACTGATATTTGTTGGTGTGATCGTGATCATAGTGGCTGGACTTGTATATCTATGGACGATTCGGCACGATAAGCGTAAATAA
- a CDS encoding sugar phosphate isomerase/epimerase family protein: MTLILNTWIFEKDVKNGALQTDLIDRVAKLGADGIEVRREYFKNIGDESVVIGNKAKENNLIVNYSVPDVVFLEDGKLNPKLPQYFEEGKTMGISKIKFNTGNFDEFKGDLVAEFNKLPINEIEMNVENDQTRVSGTIDTIDTFLGAAYQAGLTQLGYVYDLGNWAFTHGDANEAAARLSKYTHYIHLKNTIDDGNKLVTSDDLDEGVFDWVDIVKRLPKNVQYALEYPMDSDEQIAQQIKLFNTKAGD; the protein is encoded by the coding sequence ATGACATTAATTTTAAATACTTGGATTTTCGAAAAAGACGTTAAAAACGGTGCACTACAAACTGATTTGATTGATAGAGTTGCAAAGCTTGGAGCAGATGGTATTGAAGTTCGCCGGGAATATTTTAAAAATATCGGTGATGAATCGGTTGTTATTGGTAATAAAGCTAAAGAAAATAATTTAATAGTTAACTACAGTGTTCCGGATGTTGTCTTTCTTGAAGATGGTAAGTTGAATCCTAAGTTGCCTCAATATTTCGAAGAGGGAAAAACAATGGGAATCAGTAAAATCAAGTTTAATACTGGTAATTTTGATGAATTTAAAGGTGATTTAGTTGCTGAATTTAATAAGTTACCAATCAATGAGATTGAAATGAATGTAGAAAATGACCAAACGAGAGTGTCGGGTACTATTGATACCATCGACACATTTTTGGGGGCAGCATACCAAGCTGGACTTACTCAACTAGGATATGTGTATGATCTTGGAAATTGGGCGTTCACCCATGGTGACGCTAATGAGGCAGCTGCAAGATTGTCTAAGTACACGCACTATATTCACTTGAAAAACACAATCGATGATGGAAATAAGCTCGTTACGTCCGATGATTTAGATGAGGGAGTGTTTGATTGGGTGGATATCGTTAAACGATTACCTAAGAATGTTCAATATGCTCTTGAATACCCGATGGATAGTGATGAACAAATCGCACAACAAATTAAGCTGTTTAATACGAAGGCCGGTGATTAG
- a CDS encoding gluconate:proton symporter yields the protein MLSTISSILLLITFIAFIYYIIKGGNLMIGFFVMAILWSIIGMVPADQVIQKVFAEPALNYGPTIIYIVFGSWFGRVLVDSGIAPAISLATNRVGKKRPLLAAILVVLVTALIFISAYGVGSVIAIGVILLPIMLSVGVPREIALSAFSLAIGAPMYLNVVLYNQIKAFFPHAVYGGKYLVFGALAMAVQLLAVLIFLLINRKKIDPSKAEENLRIIGAENNDLAEVSSVPKIAFIVPIIPVLMNMIFKWDAIPALTLATLIAIVITGKANHYKDFVKFLNSTISTAISDIAGLIMFLMALIMFSGAAQLDAVRFKPLFEMILPHNNLILAVALGVLAPLALFRGPLHVWGAGAATAAVLSGTGLFNDAFLLPLLYVPSILAVSTDITQSWNVWGLDYMKVESKEFLKLGVPIMWGVSLINEVLVYYFFGR from the coding sequence ATGTTATCAACAATTAGTTCGATTTTATTATTGATTACTTTTATTGCATTTATTTACTACATCATCAAGGGTGGTAACTTGATGATTGGATTTTTCGTGATGGCCATTTTGTGGTCAATTATCGGAATGGTTCCTGCTGATCAAGTTATTCAAAAAGTTTTTGCTGAGCCTGCTCTTAATTATGGACCAACCATTATATATATTGTTTTTGGATCTTGGTTTGGCCGAGTTCTTGTTGATAGTGGTATCGCACCTGCAATATCTTTAGCGACGAATCGCGTGGGTAAAAAACGGCCATTATTAGCAGCCATATTAGTTGTCTTAGTAACAGCTCTTATTTTTATTAGTGCATATGGAGTTGGTTCTGTTATTGCAATCGGAGTTATTCTACTTCCAATCATGTTATCAGTTGGGGTTCCAAGAGAAATTGCGTTATCTGCATTTTCTTTAGCCATTGGTGCACCAATGTATTTAAACGTTGTTCTTTACAACCAAATCAAAGCATTCTTTCCACATGCTGTTTATGGTGGTAAGTATTTAGTATTTGGAGCATTAGCGATGGCAGTTCAGTTGCTGGCAGTATTGATCTTTTTATTAATAAATCGTAAAAAAATTGATCCATCCAAAGCTGAAGAGAATTTAAGAATTATTGGTGCAGAAAATAATGATCTTGCAGAAGTTAGTTCTGTTCCTAAGATTGCATTTATTGTACCGATTATTCCGGTCTTGATGAATATGATATTTAAATGGGATGCTATTCCGGCATTAACATTGGCAACATTAATTGCAATAGTTATAACTGGTAAAGCAAATCACTACAAAGACTTTGTTAAATTCCTCAATAGCACTATTTCAACTGCTATTAGCGATATTGCGGGCCTGATTATGTTCTTGATGGCTTTGATTATGTTTAGTGGTGCTGCCCAATTGGACGCAGTTCGTTTCAAGCCATTATTTGAAATGATTTTGCCACATAATAATTTGATATTGGCTGTAGCTCTTGGTGTCTTAGCTCCACTGGCATTATTTAGAGGACCATTACATGTTTGGGGTGCCGGTGCTGCGACCGCAGCAGTTCTTTCTGGAACTGGATTATTCAATGACGCATTTCTTTTACCACTTCTATACGTTCCGAGTATCCTAGCCGTTTCGACTGATATTACTCAGTCTTGGAATGTTTGGGGACTTGATTATATGAAGGTTGAATCTAAAGAATTTTTGAAACTAGGGGTCCCGATTATGTGGGGAGTTTCCTTAATTAATGAAGTATTAGTTTACTATTTCTTTGGTAGATAA
- a CDS encoding sugar kinase: MSEVITIGEPVVTFASTEPDVSMADALNWKKILGGAELNVAIGISRLGHSVDYISQVGTDPFGEYAINTIKSHNVGTKYISEDSQNWTGHQLKELVTKGDPKTFNYRTGSAAAHLTSDTIDKVNLDGVKFAHMSGIFPAISDTARETFKKLYARINEAGIPTTFDPNLRPSLWGDDEKMISTINDLARNADIVLPGVEEGKILMGSSDPEEIADFYLKGEKTHTVIVKIGSKGAFVKTSDGDKYEVGGFKVDNVVDTVGAGDGFALGVITALLEGKTMKSAVLRGNAVGAMQVQTPGDNDGYPDQTKLADFYNSKGVSEE; this comes from the coding sequence ATGAGTGAAGTTATTACAATTGGTGAACCAGTGGTTACATTTGCTTCAACCGAGCCCGACGTAAGTATGGCGGATGCTTTAAACTGGAAAAAGATTCTTGGCGGTGCCGAATTGAATGTTGCTATTGGAATTAGTCGACTTGGACATTCTGTTGACTATATTTCACAAGTAGGTACAGACCCATTTGGTGAATATGCAATTAACACAATCAAATCGCATAATGTTGGCACAAAATATATTTCCGAAGATTCTCAAAATTGGACTGGACATCAACTTAAAGAATTAGTTACTAAAGGAGATCCCAAGACTTTTAATTATCGAACTGGTTCTGCTGCTGCACATTTGACTAGTGATACTATCGATAAAGTGAATCTAGACGGAGTGAAGTTTGCACACATGTCAGGAATTTTTCCTGCCATTTCAGATACCGCTAGAGAAACATTTAAAAAACTGTACGCCAGAATAAATGAAGCGGGCATCCCAACCACTTTTGATCCAAATCTAAGACCATCTCTTTGGGGAGATGACGAAAAGATGATCAGTACAATTAATGATCTTGCACGTAATGCAGACATTGTTTTACCTGGTGTCGAAGAGGGAAAAATTCTCATGGGTTCATCGGATCCTGAAGAGATTGCTGATTTTTACCTTAAAGGTGAGAAAACTCATACGGTTATTGTTAAAATAGGCTCAAAGGGTGCTTTTGTGAAAACGTCCGATGGCGATAAATATGAGGTCGGTGGATTTAAAGTTGATAATGTAGTGGATACTGTCGGAGCGGGTGATGGATTTGCTCTAGGAGTAATCACGGCATTGTTAGAAGGAAAAACAATGAAATCAGCTGTGCTTCGTGGAAATGCAGTTGGAGCAATGCAGGTTCAAACACCCGGTGACAATGACGGATACCCAGACCAAACTAAATTAGCAGACTTTTACAACTCGAAGGGAGTTTCTGAAGAATAA
- a CDS encoding orotidine 5'-phosphate decarboxylase / HUMPS family protein, producing the protein MKLQAAIDRVSLDRANEIAKGLDGIVDIIELGTSLVKDYGFETLKREFVGLNESTLLFDGKTIDEGEYEFEKGFEANADILTVMAGSSIDTLSKTYEVTEKLNKQMFIDLLEVEDDKIKQIANFKNAIYGLHHSKDNKNAFDAVSSVAAFHKQFPDISNIAVAGGIDVDQAKKLSEQGIANIVIVGGKISGADDPVAAAKQFMEVIK; encoded by the coding sequence ATGAAATTGCAAGCAGCTATTGACAGAGTTAGCCTAGACCGTGCAAATGAAATTGCAAAAGGCTTAGATGGAATTGTGGACATCATTGAATTAGGAACCTCACTGGTTAAAGACTACGGTTTTGAAACTCTAAAAAGAGAATTTGTGGGTTTGAACGAATCAACCCTATTATTTGATGGAAAAACAATCGACGAAGGCGAATATGAGTTTGAAAAGGGGTTTGAAGCTAACGCTGATATTTTAACTGTTATGGCAGGATCTTCAATTGACACTCTTAGTAAGACATACGAAGTTACTGAAAAGTTGAATAAGCAAATGTTTATTGATTTACTGGAAGTTGAAGACGATAAGATTAAGCAGATTGCGAACTTTAAGAATGCTATCTATGGCTTGCATCATTCTAAGGATAATAAAAATGCATTTGATGCAGTTTCGTCTGTCGCAGCATTTCATAAGCAATTCCCGGATATATCGAACATCGCTGTTGCTGGTGGAATTGATGTTGATCAAGCTAAAAAACTAAGTGAACAAGGAATAGCGAATATCGTTATTGTTGGTGGAAAAATATCCGGAGCTGATGATCCAGTGGCAGCTGCTAAACAATTTATGGAGGTAATTAAGTAA
- the hxlB gene encoding 6-phospho-3-hexuloisomerase, protein MALVDEVLSEINEVMKLVDESQIDDVEKLVQKDKRIFVLGSGRSGLMAKGFAMRLMHIGYTVFVIGETITPSVQAGDVLISVSGSGKTSSIVELSEKAKKNGVEVIGVTSSNNSPLAQIADQVLIVPGATKTGDGVKSIQLLSTLFDQSVHITLDILALKLSRRDNVSNESAANTHSNME, encoded by the coding sequence ATGGCATTAGTTGATGAAGTACTATCAGAAATCAATGAAGTGATGAAGTTAGTTGATGAATCACAAATTGACGACGTGGAGAAATTAGTTCAAAAAGATAAAAGAATTTTTGTATTGGGATCCGGTAGATCTGGATTAATGGCCAAAGGATTCGCCATGAGGTTGATGCATATCGGCTATACTGTATTTGTGATTGGAGAAACAATTACACCATCAGTACAAGCTGGAGATGTCTTGATTTCAGTTTCCGGCTCAGGAAAAACCTCAAGTATTGTCGAATTATCCGAGAAGGCTAAAAAGAATGGAGTTGAAGTTATTGGCGTTACCAGTTCTAATAACTCTCCATTAGCACAAATTGCTGATCAAGTTTTGATTGTCCCAGGTGCAACTAAAACTGGTGATGGTGTTAAATCTATTCAGCTATTGAGTACATTGTTTGACCAAAGCGTTCATATTACTTTAGATATTTTGGCATTGAAGCTCAGTCGTAGAGACAATGTATCTAATGAATCTGCCGCTAATACTCATAGCAACATGGAATAA
- a CDS encoding LacI family DNA-binding transcriptional regulator produces MATKKSKSANIKDVAALANVSVATVSRYLNGNLNRMSASTADIIKDAIEKLNYVPNSTARQMKTKTSKMIAVVVSNIDDFFSTELFKGISSMLESKGYIGVLFDSDSDPDREKAVLKSIGSQMFDGVIIQPINNPSDIQKALVRTIPIIIVDRELDGSPWPQVVTDNYEISQRATKYFMGQGFKRVIVLTSDVKNARTRMERYRGIESATDSVELINVPEKSLNHAAINKQLEEALRDHSTKTLLFCLKERWMLEFVPNLIFRGFIDNEHVTTTGFADTDITHMLEPKFKLISQNPFLMGADSAEMIINVISGDDVLVDNRMVVPAKFE; encoded by the coding sequence ATGGCAACCAAAAAATCAAAATCGGCGAATATTAAAGATGTTGCAGCTCTTGCTAACGTGTCAGTGGCTACAGTATCTCGATATTTAAATGGTAATTTAAATAGAATGTCAGCAAGTACTGCGGATATAATCAAAGATGCCATTGAGAAACTGAATTACGTTCCGAATTCCACGGCAAGACAGATGAAAACTAAGACCAGTAAGATGATTGCGGTTGTTGTGTCTAACATTGATGATTTCTTTTCTACTGAATTATTTAAAGGAATTAGTTCGATGCTTGAAAGTAAAGGTTATATTGGAGTGCTGTTTGATTCTGACTCTGACCCAGATAGAGAAAAAGCCGTGCTAAAGTCAATTGGCAGTCAAATGTTTGATGGAGTAATAATTCAGCCAATTAACAACCCGAGTGATATTCAAAAGGCGCTCGTTCGTACAATACCAATTATCATTGTAGATAGGGAGTTGGATGGTAGCCCGTGGCCACAAGTGGTTACTGATAACTATGAGATTTCACAAAGAGCAACAAAATATTTCATGGGACAAGGCTTTAAGCGCGTGATCGTCCTAACTTCTGATGTAAAAAATGCTAGAACCAGAATGGAGCGATACCGTGGAATTGAGTCCGCAACTGACTCGGTTGAGTTGATAAATGTTCCAGAAAAATCTTTAAATCATGCCGCAATTAATAAACAACTTGAAGAAGCTCTACGAGATCATTCGACTAAAACGCTGTTATTCTGCTTGAAGGAGAGATGGATGCTAGAGTTTGTTCCTAATTTAATTTTCAGGGGATTCATTGATAACGAACATGTCACGACAACTGGGTTTGCCGATACAGATATTACCCACATGTTGGAACCTAAATTTAAATTAATTTCTCAAAATCCTTTCTTAATGGGTGCTGATTCTGCTGAAATGATTATTAACGTAATTTCAGGGGATGACGTTCTAGTTGATAATAGAATGGTAGTTCCAGCGAAATTTGAATAG
- a CDS encoding NAD-dependent epimerase/dehydratase family protein, producing the protein MTENILVTGANGFLGIHVIAELLTKGYNVRATLRDLAKSNEVIATLKNNQVPNITQLSFAKADLSADDGWSEAMSDIDRVISVASPVFMTIPDNPDEMGQAATDGILKILKVAIAANVKQVVMTANFGAVGFSNLDKHSITTEADWTDPKQSGLSLYEKSKLIAEKAAWDYMQGQDTDLQFTTINPVAILGPSMNDHTSGSFGIIKNIMDGSTNYIPNINLNVVDVRDVASIHVAVLGNQNAYGQRFIASSEGSISMPEIATLVKQQRPDLAGKIAKHTMPNWIIKSLARFNRTANEGKLMLEMNRNVSVDKAKRLLDWQATYSKEEAVLAAVDTLVRTKQV; encoded by the coding sequence ATGACAGAAAACATTCTCGTTACTGGTGCTAACGGATTTTTAGGAATCCACGTAATCGCCGAATTACTAACTAAAGGGTACAACGTCCGAGCTACTCTTAGAGATCTGGCCAAATCCAATGAAGTAATTGCCACCTTAAAAAATAATCAAGTTCCAAATATTACACAGCTAAGTTTTGCCAAAGCAGATTTATCAGCTGATGACGGCTGGTCTGAGGCGATGAGTGACATCGATCGTGTAATCAGCGTCGCCTCACCTGTATTCATGACCATTCCGGACAACCCTGATGAAATGGGTCAAGCAGCAACTGATGGCATTCTCAAAATCCTTAAAGTTGCTATTGCCGCTAATGTCAAACAAGTGGTCATGACTGCCAATTTTGGTGCCGTTGGATTTAGTAATCTGGATAAACATTCCATCACTACCGAAGCTGATTGGACTGATCCTAAACAGTCTGGACTTTCACTATATGAAAAATCCAAGTTAATCGCTGAAAAAGCTGCTTGGGATTATATGCAAGGCCAAGATACAGACCTGCAATTCACGACCATTAACCCGGTAGCAATTCTTGGTCCATCCATGAATGATCACACCTCAGGAAGTTTTGGTATCATCAAAAATATAATGGACGGTTCGACAAATTATATTCCCAACATCAATCTAAATGTTGTCGATGTCAGAGATGTAGCATCAATTCACGTGGCAGTATTAGGCAATCAAAACGCATATGGTCAGAGATTCATAGCATCATCTGAAGGTTCGATTTCAATGCCTGAAATCGCAACTCTTGTGAAGCAACAGCGCCCAGACTTGGCCGGTAAAATTGCTAAGCATACCATGCCCAACTGGATAATCAAATCACTAGCAAGATTCAACCGAACAGCCAATGAAGGCAAGCTGATGCTGGAAATGAACAGAAACGTTAGTGTTGATAAAGCTAAGAGGCTTCTCGATTGGCAAGCCACGTACTCAAAGGAAGAAGCAGTGTTGGCAGCAGTTGATACGTTGGTTAGAACGAAACAAGTGTGA
- a CDS encoding MerR family transcriptional regulator yields the protein MTYTIKEVSEITGLSIYTLRFYDKKGLLPFVARNDSGYREFTEGDLNLIHTICCLKDTGMKIDKIREYIDDVMQGTSSINHRVFLLNEHKKAVLDEMDRIQQNLAEIDYKLNMYESPDATKKVSEELAYAINEKQVNQLANPYPANK from the coding sequence TTGACCTACACAATCAAAGAAGTTTCAGAGATAACTGGTTTGTCGATTTATACATTGAGATTTTATGATAAGAAAGGGTTACTTCCCTTTGTTGCTCGTAACGATTCAGGGTATCGTGAGTTCACCGAAGGGGATTTAAATCTGATTCATACAATCTGCTGTTTGAAAGATACCGGGATGAAAATTGATAAAATTCGGGAATACATTGATGATGTTATGCAAGGTACCAGTTCAATTAATCATCGAGTTTTCTTACTAAATGAACATAAAAAGGCAGTACTCGATGAGATGGACAGAATTCAACAAAATTTAGCTGAGATCGACTATAAATTAAACATGTATGAGTCACCGGATGCTACCAAAAAAGTGAGTGAAGAACTGGCTTATGCGATTAATGAAAAACAGGTCAATCAATTGGCTAATCCATACCCAGCAAATAAATGA
- a CDS encoding uracil-DNA glycosylase produces MATQTILTPKWIEWGKQQAAKFNNLEGFVAGEGGPDPKILLLGEAPGAKEIELGHPFQGPSGKELDRWLTTLSLTREDVYIFGVVSSRPFSIGKSGLKSDRRPNNTEVKAFAPLFDYELSHFKNKLLVTMGNASLQRLLGKDAKVGDLHGQLLHQPVQRYNESTGEFEWSDSKYDIFPLYHPSYSKRFKSMAPIVDEDSAKLKKLLATLK; encoded by the coding sequence GTGGCAACGCAGACAATATTGACGCCCAAGTGGATAGAGTGGGGCAAACAACAGGCAGCAAAATTTAATAATTTGGAAGGATTTGTCGCTGGTGAAGGTGGTCCTGATCCGAAAATATTGTTACTAGGAGAAGCTCCTGGAGCAAAAGAAATTGAGCTAGGACACCCGTTTCAGGGCCCTTCAGGCAAAGAACTGGATCGTTGGTTAACCACACTTTCATTAACTCGCGAAGATGTTTATATTTTCGGAGTTGTTAGTTCACGCCCTTTTAGTATTGGTAAGTCCGGTTTAAAAAGTGATCGGCGACCAAATAATACTGAAGTTAAAGCATTTGCTCCGTTGTTTGATTATGAGTTATCCCATTTTAAAAATAAGTTATTGGTAACCATGGGTAATGCCAGCCTACAACGATTACTAGGTAAGGATGCTAAGGTCGGTGATTTGCATGGCCAGTTACTTCATCAACCAGTGCAAAGATACAATGAGTCTACGGGTGAATTTGAGTGGAGTGATTCAAAGTATGATATTTTTCCGCTCTATCATCCTTCATATTCTAAAAGATTTAAGTCCATGGCACCGATTGTCGATGAAGATTCTGCCAAATTGAAGAAATTATTGGCTACCTTAAAATAA
- a CDS encoding MarR family winged helix-turn-helix transcriptional regulator: MEKQITISSLLYRISVLQQTILTKKLKQIGVSQDQARTLNLIESVPLIKQTEIARYVGRSDASTSNLLKGLEKNHLIERKVSEFSDREKQLQLTEDGVKMVQKIQVAFDELNQLVDQSVVKQDELSEQLTKIVDGLKGE, from the coding sequence ATGGAAAAGCAAATCACTATTTCGTCATTGCTATACCGAATTTCGGTCTTGCAACAGACCATTTTAACTAAGAAGCTTAAACAAATCGGTGTCAGTCAAGATCAGGCTCGTACACTGAATTTAATTGAAAGTGTGCCACTAATAAAGCAAACAGAGATTGCAAGATATGTTGGTAGAAGTGACGCTAGTACGTCAAACTTACTTAAAGGTCTAGAAAAGAATCACTTGATTGAACGGAAAGTCAGTGAATTTAGCGATCGCGAAAAGCAGCTCCAATTAACAGAAGATGGGGTCAAAATGGTTCAAAAAATTCAGGTGGCCTTTGATGAATTAAATCAACTAGTGGATCAGTCTGTAGTTAAACAGGATGAACTTTCTGAGCAATTAACGAAAATCGTTGATGGATTAAAAGGAGAATAA
- a CDS encoding DUF2316 family protein, giving the protein MSLTPEETIATREELLANFKIADVSIEQIALDLNTSSSHVQRVLDLDPDRIEEPWILRNYLNSMIEKNGDKPLPYSRLKGSPLKHWFLDQRFIRENKLVKERD; this is encoded by the coding sequence TTGTCACTTACACCAGAAGAAACAATTGCAACTAGAGAAGAACTTTTGGCTAATTTTAAGATAGCCGATGTGTCAATTGAGCAAATTGCTTTGGACTTAAATACAAGCTCAAGTCATGTCCAACGAGTTTTAGATTTAGATCCTGATCGAATTGAAGAACCTTGGATTTTGCGCAACTACCTTAATAGCATGATTGAGAAGAATGGTGATAAACCATTACCATATTCAAGATTAAAGGGGTCACCTTTGAAGCATTGGTTCTTAGATCAAAGATTTATTAGAGAAAACAAATTAGTTAAGGAGCGGGATTAA